One Natronorubrum halophilum genomic window, TTCCTCGAACCGGTTCCGAAGGTGCTCGCCGCGATCGTCGTAGTCGGCGTCGAACTCGAGGGGATCCATCCCGCGCGAACGGGCCGCTTCGAGGATTCCGTCGTCGGTCGCGATGTTGATCGCGCCCCTGATTTCGGGATCGACTGTACTGGCAGCGAGGACGGCCGTTGAGACGTGTTTCGACGCTCCGAACTCCGGGTTCGCGGGGATCTCGATCCGCCGCCCCATCGCGTAGATTCGGCCCGGAATCGCCGCGACGTCGGTCTCGTCCCGCGCCTCGGGAAGTGCCATCCCAACGTTGGTGCCGACGCTCGGAACGGCCGACGCCATCCCGGGAATCCCGGCCAGCGTTCGTGCCGCCGTTCGCACGTTCGCGAGCACGTCCCGCTCGGCCCGCACGTCCGGATCGAGTCCGCGAACGCAGAGATCACAGCCCAGTCCCTGGAGCGAGGGCATCTCTTCCTCGTGGAGTGCACAGATCGGCCCGCGGTCCTCGAGGCTGCGGACGAGCGCGAGGAGTTCGGCCAGCGCGTCGTAGCCATCCATCTCGCTGCTCGAGAGACCGTCGGCGATGCGGTCGACCGTGGCGACGGTTTCGGGGTCGTCGCGAAAGCGATCGTCGCCGCCGCCCTCGCCGCTGACGTACTTGCTGACGGCGGCCTGGGTAACGCCGAGATCGGCCGCGATCTCCTGTTGAGTCATACCGCGGTCGGCGAGTCGAGTCGCGAGCATGGCGCGTACCGTCGGAAGAAACCGATCGACGACGAGTTCGCTCGGCAGGACGAGAGACATACGACCGCGTAGCGCGGACGCCGGCTTAAATCCGGCTACTACCGGCGAACGGGGACGTTTCGGTCGCACTCGAGCGCGGGACTCGTCGAACCGGGTCGGTCGGCTGAGACGACGTCGAGAAGATAGCTATTAACCGCCGTCGTGCGAACGGCCGGATATGGCAGTCTCGAGCGCTCCCGGCAAGGTGTACTTATTCGGGGAGCACGCGGTGGTCTACGGCGAACCCGCCGTCCCGTGTGCCATCGAGGTACGGGCACGAGTCGGCGTCGAGCAACGAGCGGACAGCAAACTGCGGATCCACGCCGAGGATCTCAGTCTGGACGGCTTCACCGTCGAATACGGCGGCACGGCTGATGGTCCACCGGACGTGGACGTCCAAGAGTCCCTGCTCACCGCGGCGATGGGATACGTCGACGGCGCGATCGAGCAGGTCCGAGACGTCACCGGTGAGGGGGACATCGGCTTCGACGTGACGATCGAGAGCGACATCCCGCTGGGTGCGGGCCTGGGCTCGTCCGCAGCGGTCGCGGTCGCCGCGATCGACGCCGGGACTCGCGAACTCGGCACGACGCTCGACGTGAACGAACTCGCGGAACGAGCCTACCAGACCGAGTACGAGGTACAGGGCGGACAGGCCTCCCGCGCCGACACGTTCTGCTCGGCTACGGGCGGAGCCGTCCGCGTCGAAGGCGACGACTGTCGATCGCTCGAGGCGCCCGACCTTCCCATCGTGATCGGGTTCGACGGCGGTGCCGGCGACACCGGCGAACTCGTCGCGGGCGTTCGGAGCCTGCGCGAGGAGTACGAGTTCGCGGCCGACACGGTCGAGTCGATCGGAGATATCGTCCGGAACGGCGAAGAAGCGCTCGCAGCGGGCGACATCGAGGAGCTTGGCCGCCTGATGAACTTCAACCACGGCCTCCTCTCGGCGCTCGGCGTCTCCTCGCGATCGCTCGACTCGATGGTCTGGGCGGCCCGCGACGCGGGAGCCGACGGTGCGAAACTGACGGGGGCCGGCGGCGGCGGCTGTATGGTCGCACTCGATGAAAGCGACGAGACCGAAACGGCGCTATCCTACACGCCGGGCTGTGAGGAGACCTTCCGCGCGGAACTCGCCGAAACCGGGGTGGAACGACTCGAATGATCGTCCTGAAACTCGGCGGCAGCGTCATCACCGACAAGGACCGGCCCGAAACGCTCGACGGCGAGGCGCTCGAGGTGGCCGCCGATGCGATCGCGGACGCGCTGCGAGACGGGACCGACGTGCTCGCAGACGGTCTCGTGATCGTCCACGGCGGCGGCAGTTTCGGCCACCACAACGCCAGCAAGCACGGCGTCAGTACGACCGAGGGAACGCACGACGCCGCCGCGGCGGTCGAGATTCACGGCGCGATGAAGACGCTGAACCAGTTCGTTCTGCGCCGACTCCTCGAGCGCGACGTTCAGGCGATCCCGGTGCACCCGTTCTCGGCGGCTCATCGCGACAGCGAGGGCGAACTCGAGTTGCCGACCGGACAGATAGACACGCTGCTTGCCGAGGGGTTCGTCCCGGTCCTTCACGGTGACATGGTCGCACACGCCGGTGCAGGCGCGACCGTCGTCAGCGGCGACGAACTGGTAGCCGAAGTGGCTCGCGACCTCGCAGCCGACCGGATCGGCCTCTGTTCGACGGTTCCCGGCGTGCTCGATGAGAGCGAGACGGTCGTCGATCGAATCTCGGCCTACGAAGACGTCGCGTCCGTGCTGGGTGCCAGCGACGCGACCGACGTCACCGGCGGGATGGCAGCGAAGGTTCGGGCGTTGCTCGATCTCAAGGTCGAAGCGTCGATTTTCGGACTCGAGGGACTGGATTCGTTCCTCGCCGGATCGGACGCGGGCACGAAAATAGAGTGATACGTGGTAAACAGCGGTGATGCGCGATAAACAGCGCTCGGTTTTACCGGTGGCGCAGGTCCCAACCGCGCCCGTCAGAAGTTCGCGATCACCTCGTGGATACAGCCGTCTGTCGCGTAGTAGCCGCTGTGACCGGAGACGTAGCCGACATCGTGGTCCGTATAGTTCTCCGGCGGGGTTCCGTCGCACCCGTCGTTGCCGATGGCTTCGCCCAACTCGACGACGCCGTAGGCCCAGTTGAGCACGTCGTCGTCGCCCATCCAGTAGTTGTCGACCCGTCCGGCGGCCGCGGCGATGTCCTCGCCGTAGGTTCCCGTCGTCGAAACCGATTCGTCGTCGGCCGCGCCGCCCAGCATCGAGACGGACGCGACGTCCTCGAGGCGATCCCACGCGTGGAGGTTCTTCAACGCCATGAGGACGACCCGCGCACCGAGCGAGTGAGCGACGTACCGCACCCGAACCCCGGGATTAGCGTTTTTGTACGAGTACGTGAAGTTGGCGAGTTTCGCGCCGTTTCGCTCGGCGATTTCGGTCGCGTCGTACCAGCCGTGATCCGCGTCCCAGGAGTAGCCGACGATCGGCTGCTGGTAGCCTTCGGTGGTAAACGTCGACGCCGCGTCGCCGAAGGTACAGACCGCCCCCTCGTCGGTGTTGTTCCAGCCGTGGACGAACACGAGCAGTTCCTCGCTCGCAGCCCCGTGAACGCCGGGGATATCATCGCCGGCGTACTCGACGTTGTGAACGTCGTTCCCGTCGGTGAGGTGAACGCCGCCGGACGTGTCGAAGTGATCGCGAGTCGTCACGCGTGGAAACGTCCACGGCGGATCGTCGCACCCTTCCTTCTTGTCGCCGGCGGCCGCAGTCGACGACCCCGCGATGAGGGCACCAGCGCCCGCGACTATCCCTCCCGAAGATCGGAGGACGGTACGTCTCGAGACGGACGAATCGTGCCTGTTAGTATCAACCGTGTCTTGGTCAGACATGCATCTCGTAACCTCAACCCAGTAAATAATTAATGTTTATATTGTTTATACTAATCTAAATATAGGTAACCGCACGGTGTTCGATAGCTCTTGGGAGGGGGTCGTACGACTCCACCGCGTGTCGTCTCCGCACGGAGACGGATCGAGCTGTCGGGAGCGCCGACACCTCATCGGCGTTCGACGTCGAGGGCCGCCCGTTCGTTGTTTCCCGCCACCGTCGCCGCGGACGCAAAAACCCACGGAGTTTATACCGTACCGGTGTGTACAGCTACGTAGCGAAACCCGCGGGCAAGTGCGTTCGGGGCTCACGGCGGTGTCGTGGGCCACTCGGAGGCGATTTCCTCCCCGTGCGCATAGCGGGATGGCCGACGCGCTGTAAGACGCCGGGGCCGCACAACCGGGAGTCCGCGGACCGTTTCGATGAGAGACCGTACACACGGCTTTCAGTACAACGAACCATGGAAATCGAAATCGCAACAATCGGCGGCTACGAAGAAGTCGGACGGCAGATGACTGCCGTGCGTGCTGGCGACGACGTCGTCATCTTCGACATGGGTCTCAACCTCTCGCAGGTACTGATCCACGACAACGTCGAAACCGAGCGGATGCACAGTCTGGATCTGATCGACATGGGTGCGATCCCCGACGACCGGATCATGAGCGACCTCGAGGGCGACGTGAAAGCGATCGTGCCGACCCACGGTCACCTCGACCACATCGGAGCCATCTCGAAACTGGCCCACCGGTACAACGCTCCCGTCGTCGCGACGCCGTTTACGATCGAACTCGTCAA contains:
- a CDS encoding thiamine-phosphate synthase family protein → MSLVLPSELVVDRFLPTVRAMLATRLADRGMTQQEIAADLGVTQAAVSKYVSGEGGGDDRFRDDPETVATVDRIADGLSSSEMDGYDALAELLALVRSLEDRGPICALHEEEMPSLQGLGCDLCVRGLDPDVRAERDVLANVRTAARTLAGIPGMASAVPSVGTNVGMALPEARDETDVAAIPGRIYAMGRRIEIPANPEFGASKHVSTAVLAASTVDPEIRGAINIATDDGILEAARSRGMDPLEFDADYDDRGEHLRNRFEERGGVPRVAYHRGAFGIEPVTYVFARTAVDAAELVDELLETVSPS
- the mvk gene encoding mevalonate kinase; the encoded protein is MAVSSAPGKVYLFGEHAVVYGEPAVPCAIEVRARVGVEQRADSKLRIHAEDLSLDGFTVEYGGTADGPPDVDVQESLLTAAMGYVDGAIEQVRDVTGEGDIGFDVTIESDIPLGAGLGSSAAVAVAAIDAGTRELGTTLDVNELAERAYQTEYEVQGGQASRADTFCSATGGAVRVEGDDCRSLEAPDLPIVIGFDGGAGDTGELVAGVRSLREEYEFAADTVESIGDIVRNGEEALAAGDIEELGRLMNFNHGLLSALGVSSRSLDSMVWAARDAGADGAKLTGAGGGGCMVALDESDETETALSYTPGCEETFRAELAETGVERLE
- a CDS encoding isopentenyl phosphate kinase, which encodes MIVLKLGGSVITDKDRPETLDGEALEVAADAIADALRDGTDVLADGLVIVHGGGSFGHHNASKHGVSTTEGTHDAAAAVEIHGAMKTLNQFVLRRLLERDVQAIPVHPFSAAHRDSEGELELPTGQIDTLLAEGFVPVLHGDMVAHAGAGATVVSGDELVAEVARDLAADRIGLCSTVPGVLDESETVVDRISAYEDVASVLGASDATDVTGGMAAKVRALLDLKVEASIFGLEGLDSFLAGSDAGTKIE
- a CDS encoding DUF726 domain-containing protein, with product MSDQDTVDTNRHDSSVSRRTVLRSSGGIVAGAGALIAGSSTAAAGDKKEGCDDPPWTFPRVTTRDHFDTSGGVHLTDGNDVHNVEYAGDDIPGVHGAASEELLVFVHGWNNTDEGAVCTFGDAASTFTTEGYQQPIVGYSWDADHGWYDATEIAERNGAKLANFTYSYKNANPGVRVRYVAHSLGARVVLMALKNLHAWDRLEDVASVSMLGGAADDESVSTTGTYGEDIAAAAGRVDNYWMGDDDVLNWAYGVVELGEAIGNDGCDGTPPENYTDHDVGYVSGHSGYYATDGCIHEVIANF